The genome window CGGGACGTCACCCGCAGGGTCGTCAGCCCGGGCAGCGCCACGGCGAGCGCGAGCGCCTGCGTGCGCGCCTGGGCGCCGGCACCGATGACCGTCGCCACCGACGCGTCCGGCGGCGCCAGGTGGGTCGCGGCGATGCCCGTCATCGCCCCCGTGCGCAGATCGGTGATCACGGAGCCGTCCATGAGCACCTCGTCCCCGGTCTCGGGATCCAGGACGAGCACCAGCGCCCGGGTCGACCAGGCTCCACCGTGCGAGGCCGTGTACCAGGTCTTCACGCCGAAGCGGTCGTCACCGACCGTGCCCGGCATCACCAGGTACTCCCCTGCGGGCGCCGCGGTGGACAGCGCGACCCGCCCGGACGCGCTCGTCCGGCCCGCGACGTGCGCGCGAGCAGCCTCCAGGGTCGTCTCCATCGCCGTCGGCATGTCGAGGACGGCGCGGACGTCCGCCGCGGTGAGGACGAGCACGCGATCTCCTCGGTCGGCCGTGAGTGGCTGCGCCTGGCACCCGCCGCGTGGCTGTTCCCCGCCGCGCGAGCCGGACGGCAGCGCGTGACCGACCGGCCCTGGGGACGTTACCTGAAGCGTTTGGGCCCCTGGTCACCGGCCGTGCGCGCGAGCACTGTGACCCCGGCGCCCCCGGACGGGGTCGCGCCCGCACCATGCCGAACCACCGGCCCAGGGGGACCCCAGATGACCACACGCACCACCGCGCGGTTCCGCGCCCTCGTCGCCGGGCTCGCCGCCGCGGCGCTGGCCGCCACCGGCCTGGTGGCCGCGCTGACGCCGCCCGCGACGGCGCTCTCGCCCATCTACCAGTGCTCCGTGCAGGAGGAGAGGACGAACACCTGGTCCGGTGGGTTCGTCTCCGAGCTGACCATCATGATGTACGTCCCCGTGTCCGAGTGGACCGTGGAGTGGACGAACAGCCCCACGCAGCGCGTGACGAACACGTGGAACGCGCAGGTGTCCGGCGAGAACGGCGTCTACAGCTTCCGGAACGTCGCCTGGAACGGCAATGTCGCGGCGCAAGGCACGTTCAGCTTCGGCTTCCAGGGCACCTCGAGCGGGGCCTGGACGCGGCCGACGAACATCACGGTGAACGGCATCTACTGCATCGAGTACATGCCACCCTTCCCCAGCATGACGCCGACGTACACGACACCGGCGCCCGAGCCGACGACTCCGACGCCGACCCCCACCCGGGAGCCGACGCCCACGCCCACGCGCACGCCCACGCCCACTCCCAGCGTGACGCCGACGCCGACACCCACCCCGACGCCAAACCCCGACCCGGGCGGCTGCTCGGGCGCGTTCTGCGACGGCTTCGAGTCCCAGACCGGCACGGCCCCCGCCGCGCCGTGGACGGTCGTGCACCCGGACTGCTCGGGCACCGGCACCGCGAGCATCGACTCGTCCGTCGCCCACAGCGGCAACCGCTCGCTGCGCGTGAACGGCGCGGTCGGCTACTGCAACC of Cellulomonas dongxiuzhuiae contains these proteins:
- a CDS encoding cellulose binding domain-containing protein, whose translation is MTTRTTARFRALVAGLAAAALAATGLVAALTPPATALSPIYQCSVQEERTNTWSGGFVSELTIMMYVPVSEWTVEWTNSPTQRVTNTWNAQVSGENGVYSFRNVAWNGNVAAQGTFSFGFQGTSSGAWTRPTNITVNGIYCIEYMPPFPSMTPTYTTPAPEPTTPTPTPTREPTPTPTRTPTPTPSVTPTPTPTPTPNPDPGGCSGAFCDGFESQTGTAPAAPWTVVHPDCSGTGTASIDSSVAHSGNRSLRVNGAVGYCNHVFVQASGAVSGTAGQPTYVRFWVRHTTALPASHVTFLAMKDANDGNKDLRMGGQNGALQWNRSSDDATLPEQSPSGVALSKPLPTGQWACIEALVDPAGRLTTWLDGSQVTGLVADGTPTHDIDSQWHNKAWTPRLVDLRLGWESYGDGADTLWYDDVVVASSRTGC